The sequence below is a genomic window from Salvelinus namaycush isolate Seneca chromosome 2, SaNama_1.0, whole genome shotgun sequence.
TAAGGAAGACATTTCTGTTGAATCAGCTTTTGTTATGGTAAGGGTAGCCTTACCATAGGGCTTGTTTTTCAATCAAATGAAACGTACCTCTGATATTGCCACCCCTCGCACCTCAGCGCAAGCGAGCTCACATAAGACAGGTAAATTACCAATCCTAGCTTAAGGGTTGGAAAATAGAGTGCTGGCTTTAACAGGTTGAAATTGCCAACGAGTGTATAATACACTAAAGCAGGTCTAGGAGCTAGAAGCTAGACATTCCATTTTCCTATATgacaaatataaataaaaaatatattctaaAGGCAGGCATCTGATTTCATATACTGTAAATTCTCCAAACTGTTCATGGATGGCCCCTACTCTGGGGACAGTGCTTCCACATTGACACTGAGAGGCTTATACAGTCTCCATGGACCTTATTGAGTAGTACAGGAAGCTGCAGTTAGTACACAGGCAAGAGGGTAtatagcaggcaggcaggcatggcAAGCCAGAACTGCTCTACACTTTGACGTGAACACAACAAGAACACATCCTGTGACTTCATAATGAAAAATAAATGTAGGCAACAACCACAAAGTCTTATACCATGTAGCATCTTAGGTCTGATTTTTTTACAACACCAAAATTGTTAAGTTAGATTTAGTTTGAGACTCCGCTGTACTAGCCTGACACAATATTTTTGGCAGGATGATTGATACCTTTAATATTCCAACTAACTTCTGTGCAAGTGCAGTCCTGGTATAGAAACTGTGTTATGACTTACCTTGAAAACAAATGACTCATTAAAGACAGGGTTCAGGTTTTTCTTTTGAACCTTGGTGTCAAACTTCTTCTTCTTGTCTGGGAGGACAAAGACCTTGACATACGGGTCAGAGGTACCTCCGCTGTCCATGGAGATAAGATCAGCAGCTTGGAGGATTCCCACTGTGAGCTGtgaggggaggtgaggggaggggagggggggcagaGTGTTCAGGGGTCAGAGACAGCATTGAGACAAACCAACCATATTAGATGAGAAAACAACATACATTCATCTATTCATGTGTTCTTCCTGTCACTGCTGCAGACAAATGCTGCAGCGTTGTTACATAAGCTTGTGGCCTGTTGGCTGACAACCTAAAGCTGCAACAAGAATTATCACAGCCCTTTTAGATGACCAAGATTAGATACAAGATATCCACACTAGAGCTGTCAAATATATTTGCTGCCATGTCATCAGAAAGTCACAGAATATCATGTCACAGTAGTTTTGCATATCTGAAAAAGAGGAACTTGTGCCAAGTATCATTGTGCTCTGAATGATGGAGAGATTACTTATTTTTAAGGTACAGAAATTGATTCAATTAGAAAGAAAGGACCTGCTTTAATGTACATTTTCATCTCAAGCCCTGATCCTGCGTCAGTGATTCCAAGCCCTGATCCTGCGTCAGTGACTCCAAGCCCTGATCCTGGGTCCGTATCTCATGAGGGACTTCCTTATTTCAGAATGACTCTGCATTTCCACTCCTCTTGGACTTATGTCACACTGCCAAAATCCTGCATAGCATTGCACACTCACTGTAACACTGACTCTACCCATTCATTTACAACGATGCTGAATCTACTAGAGAAACCCTCTCATTCCCAGAACCCTGATCTGGATTCACTGGTCTCTTGAATATTTTTATTCATCAACCCTAAATCCAGCAGTTGTCAGCTGTCCCTCCCCAAAACTGTCGCTGCACAATTCTGATGATGTTTTTACAGAGCTGTTGATAAAAGATGCTTGTTTCAAGGTACTTTGAGGGGATGTAGGTATGCTATGTGGAGCATGCCCACAAGGGTCCCACCATGCCCACTGGTTTGTACTCAACAATGCCAAAGCTGAGCTGTagctcagtaaaaaaaaaaaaagatttctaGATGGATGACTCACCACCAGGTTCTTCAGGTCCACCAGTCTACTCTCTGGATATCCATAAGTCTGTCATTTAGACTACTGTAACTATGCCTTTCATTTCTAGAAGATGATAGGGCTGGGCAGGAGTAATCCAGTATTGGAGTACTCGAATGGACGTCAAAACTCAATCTTTAACCACAGATCACCTTTTGTTTCATATACTAGGCACATGTAGGAGCAGCAATCTCCCATCACATCTTTTGCCGCTGCAAAGCGCCGCTGTGACGTCACCAAAGCCGAGCAGGTAACACAGCTAATTATGGTTTCAATGAATGATTCAAATGACTTTTTTTCATGTGGACTGAATATGTAATGCTGCAATTTGATTTCAGTTTATATTTAATTACTCAACTTACTTTTAGTAGTCCTTTTGATTCCTAACATAAGGCTTCCACAAGCAAGGGccactgctgatgttactgcctTTTTGAAGATTGTGTTTCAAGATTGTGTTTCCCACAATATAATATAACTAGTTGATATTACGGTTTCAATAAATTAATGTTAACATTTCACTAGTGTTTTTATTGTCTGAATATATGGGTCAATTTAGTTATTAGGATTTTttatctgtaatggttatgataaattagACATtgttgcacactgttggcatgtTTTTCAGTGCGGGCCTTGTGTTCTAAAAATTGTAGGGTTTTTTTATAGTAAAAAAAATCATATTCCCATCCCTGGATGTTGATGGACTCTTACTGATAGACTGACAATGCTGCAAATATTGTATTAAGGTAAAACAGCCTAATACAGGTTTTGCTGAGCAGTGCCTACAAGGATTTAAAGGGGAAAATATTAGCCACTAACCTTACTGTCTTGGAAGTCATAGTCCAGCGAGTACTGCAGCTTGCCAagtttctcctcctctttctcttcctcctctttctcctcctccgtGAGGCCTGTCTCGCCTTCATCGTCGTCATCGTCCTGTTTCTGCAGTGGTAGAACACAGGACACAGGGATCAGAGTTGCGGGGTCAGGGGTTATGTGTAGGAGGCAGATGGCGGGAGCCCCACCCACCACAGACAGCatgccacagacagacagtggatgTTCAGGAGGCTTGTGTTGTGTTGCATTGCGTTGCGCTGCATACTGTAGCACCAGAGTTTGTTGCGTTGCATTGCCTTGCATTGCGTAGCACCAGGGTTTGCTGCGTTGCCTTGCTCCCGCTTACCTGCTTCTCACCTGGTGGCATAGTGGAATACCATCCTGTCTCTAATGCAACTATGGACTCAGGTATGATGTTTTCTAGTTAATGACTTGAATTAAAAATGTCCTTTGGTGACACAATTGTTTTACCCTTTCTTTTACATCTTACCCCATATTCCCAAGGAACTAGTTAACTGATCCTTCAAAAACAGGGCCTGTATAATCTTACTTGCTTTCTATTTATTCCATTAATGTGTCACCAAGGAATGTTCCTCTCAAGTCAGGTcaccatttttcccagccaaatgGTAGCTACAGGATTAAAGGGTATAGCCAGCTATTTGCATAATGTAGAAGCAGTATTTCAGTTAGATAACAGCCAGTTAAGGTAACCCCTATTTCTGACATGTTCAAGTTTCCGTGACTATTTCATCTGCAAACCTgtgctttatttttttattctcgtTTTCACTCTTCATTGAGTGACAAAGTAATTGGGGTGCAGATGAAAAATATTGATTGATTGGTCATGCGGTTATCATTGCCATCATCATGTCCCACAAACAACCAACCATGCCCTTTTTCACATGCATATATTAATAGTGTTATTTGTGGGTTGCGTTTAAACTATGCCCAATACGTTTCATATTGGGGTGAGTTTGGCATCACACTGTCACATAATGGGCGATACgttatttcaatatttatttatttttctctcagGGTTTTATGGAGCAGACCATAGCGTTCTCATTTAAATTCTCAAAACATAAGTACAAAACATGATAGAAAAGCAAAGGCGCTACGATTTTCATTCCATGAAACCccccctcatcatcatcatcatctgcccATGGGCCAGAGAGCATCACCGCGATCCTTCCACCTACCGTAGATCAGGGGTCCATCACAGTCAAGAAACACGATGCACACATAAGAGACAaagtgaagaggaggagagcagagagaggaagaggtttGAACTTACGACACACCAGAAAACAAACAACACCACCGGCAACACTAGGACGATGAAAAATGACACAGTGATTGTCTGTtcgttaaaaaataataaaaatgtaaacgtCCTACTTCCAGGACCATCTTTCACCATGTGGAGACAATTAATTGTTTTAATAACTGTTACTGGTGAATGGGGCCCTGTTAATGATATTGGACACATTCAGCCTGGAATTAAGCAGGAGCACTTTTCACAGTCCTCCCCTGTTTATTCTGCttagtctgagatatggctccTCTGATCCATGGGTATCATGTCTATTATCCTTAAGCACGGAGGGCAGCTTACCCTAGCAGTCATCCGTTAATTGGAATGCCACAAAAGACAGGGCTTCATTACCTTCTCTACCCATTACCCAAACCATCACTGGTCCTTTCCCATAACAAATGTGTAATTTTCACCGTATGTCACAATGAAGTACAGCACACATTTTAAAACgacaacaacaaccacatcaaGAGAACAGAGAGGATAGGAGGCTATCGACTTGTCTCCCTAAGTCTGATCTAAGTGCTGCCAATGAAAGATCAGAGGTTGTTACTGATACACCAAGGGATGCATAAAGAGCATGTGTTGTTGGTCAAATCTATGTACAGATGTCAGTTCTTAATTTGTTCACTCTTTTgctgctgagaattttcctgcaccgcAGGAAATTCAGAGTAgttttgtgatttacataaattcacagaaaacccacactaacacacggttatattaacagtattgcactcttgatgtagcctacttttggccaaCTAATAGTCCAACCACTGATCAAGCACCATTATGGAATAAACATTaaaacgaatctgggtttggccgattccaggagaatgctacctgcctgaatgcatagtgtcaactgtaaagttttgtggaggacgaataatggtttggggctgttgttcatggttcaggctccttagttccagggaagtgaaatcttaacgctacagcatacaatcacATGTTAGACgattctgttcttccaactttgtggcaatagtttggggaaggccctttcctgtttcagcatgacaatgcccccgtgcacaaagcaaggtccatacagaagtggtttgtcgatatcggtgtggaagaactcgactggcctgcacagagccctgacctcaatcccaatgaacccctttgggatgaattggaatgccaactgcaagccaggcctcactaatactcttgtggctgaatggaagcaagtccccgcagcaatgtttcaacatctagtggaaagccttcccagaagagtggaatttgttatagcagcagagggggggaccaactccatattaatgcctgtcattttggaatgagattttcaactagcaggtgtccacatacgtttggtcAGGTAGTGTATTTTACtgtggtcaaattaagatcttccATCTTTACGTATTGACCAAAACTTTCCCAAGTTCCTCAAACAAAATAAATTGTTGCACAGTAAATAAAACAGGCAACCATATTGTTATGGAGGAATGGAGTCTGTGGCTTAGTAGGCTAATAATTATAGACGCCCTCTGTCAGCTATCCCGAGATTAATTCCTAGTCCTCTTTGTCTACGTTCATCATCTAAAAATAAATAACTTAACGTACTGATATTCATGTGAGTTTTGTGTTCATATTCATATGAGTTTTATGAGTTTTGTGTTCAAGTAAAATACGTATCCTGAGTGTGATATATGTTATGTCTGTCGGACCTGCATGTACTCTGCGAACTGAGTTTATATGTGGAGCCCGAAGCACCATACCTCGTCCCCTTTCATGTTCTTCATGTTGAGGCCATCTTTTCCCTTCTTGcccttcttgttcttcttcttcttacaGCAGCACTTCTTGATGATGCAGAAGCAGCAGGTGAGGATGAGGAGGGCGGCCACCACAGCGATAGCTATGATGGCCCAGGAGGGCACTGcaacacacacaggggagttACGAGGAAAAAAACACTACTATGTAAATACCTCAATATGGGTTGTACTCCTATGAGATCACTCCTATGAGATCATCCAGATTTAGGATTCTATGTTCCAATGTTGTTCCATGCATAGTACATGAGTTATGAGTCAGGGTTGGGAAAAAATAAAGTATTTTGGTTAACCAGGGAAGACATACATGGGATCTTATCGATCTCGTTCATGAACTTGCTCTTGATCTCTTCGAACATGTCGTTCTTGGAAACTGTGCCGTTGCCTGGGGGTTCAGCCACGGTGGTGGCGATGGCGACGGCTGGGGCCGCGGTCATAGTTGCGCCGGTGCCCGTGGGCTCTGGACCCACCATGGCCTCAGGCTTATTCTTGAACAAGTTCCACTTCATCCTCAATGACTaggccacacacacagtcccTGGGGAAAGTcacagagacacaaagagacGGTCAGTTGCCATCACCAGCAGCACAGGGAATGAAGTGTGTAACCTTTGgtataacacacaaacacacacacatcaaaaagACATGTATTTCATCACTCATTACCTATCGCCATACATGTATCACTATCATGGCAATGTTTAGGGAATTAAAAACAGGCATCTGTTAGAGATTCACTTCAGAAGTTAGATTAGTCCTCTCTGGCACTCCACTCCAATATAAACAATTTAGTAGCTGAGTATTGGTTTTCTGCACACAAAGAAACAAAATGGAGGATGTACAATTCTACCATGTGACCCAACTCAATTCCTTAGCAATGTGTCAGACAGTAGAGCAGCACAGTGACAAGGCTGGAGTGGTTTGTATGGAAATGGAAATGATAAAAATGCCAGCCGGTAGAACTGCATCCTTAATGTACTATAAACTCCTAAATGGATTTAACTCAGGGATGAAACGGCTAATCTCAGTTGTTTGAGGAATGAGACACAGTATGTTAATATTACATGAATGTCAATGAAATAACATTCTGTCAATGAGGCCCTCAGTCCCTTAAGAAAGCCGATATTCAACATTACAGCATTACATCACGGTCCGTTAGGGATGAAATAAAAATGAATGGTTGGAGTTAACACGTCTTCTACTTGAGGTGgaaaacgtgccaaataaatacGAAGGCTCCCTTTCCAAAATGTGTTCCAAAGAGGACTATTGTCCATTTATGATGCGGGATCTGTTCCCTCTGAAGGAATGGCAAAGACTAAGGTGATTATAATATATCAATTATAATATGCTATGTCTCCTCTGAAACAATGATCTCCACCAAATTGAAATGAGGCACTCATGACCGAAACATCCTTCTTTCTACTGGAgcgtctaggtccaaaaggctcctaatcagcttctacccccaacccataaggctgctgaacaatgaatcactgtttattatctatgcatagtcactttacccctacctatatgtacatagtacctaaattacctcgactaacctgtacccccgcatatagtctcgttattgttattttattgtgttactttttttgctttagtttatttagtaaatattttattaactcttattttcttaaaactgcattgttggttaagggcttgtaagtaagcatttcacagtaaggcccatgtgataaatacaatttcatttgatttgaatcCTAATAGGATTAGCAATGTACTGTACTGAAACAATTCACCCTGTGAGAAGGTGAGATGGAGAGGCTGAATGGGAATTATGACCTTCGGATGCATGTTAGACCAACTGTTATAGGCCCCTCCTATTGCTCCCCAAAAAGTTCTCAGGAGTTCCCATTATCATGTACTGACTCATAATTACACATCTATAACAGTGGATGGCTTCTCATGTCTAATCATCTATAACAGTGAATGGCTTCTCATGTCTAATCATCTATAACAGTGAATGGCTTCTCATGTCTAATCATCTATAACAGTGAATGGCTTCTCATGTCTAATCATCTATAACAGTGAATGGCTTCTCATGTCTAATCATCTATAACAGTGAATGGCTTCTCATGTCTAATCATCTATAACAGTGAATGGCTTCTCATGTCTAATCATCTATAACAGTGAATGGCTTCTCATGTCTAATCATCTATAACAGTGAATGGCTTCTCATGTCTAATCATCTATAACAGTGAATGGCTTCTCATGTCTAATCATCTATAACAGTGAATGGCTTCTCATGTCTAATCATCTATAACAGTGGATGGCTTCTCATGTCTAATCATCTATAACAGTGGATGGCTTCTCATGTCTAATCATCTATAACAGTGAATGGCTTCTCATGTCTAATCATCTATAACAGTGAATGGCTTCTCATGTCTAATCATCTATAACAGTGAATGGCTTCTCATGTCTAATTAGGGATTATTTTCAGAGAAATTATATTTAAAGTGAGGGATGAGATCACTGTGGAAATAGAAAATGGTATAACAGGAAGCAAATTAATTATATATTTTCTcaaattgaaggcagtcaattcaggaagtgattagAAATGTACAATTCAGAAatgtttttactttta
It includes:
- the LOC120024255 gene encoding synaptotagmin-2-like, with the translated sequence MKWNLFKNKPEAMVGPEPTGTGATMTAAPAVAIATTVAEPPGNGTVSKNDMFEEIKSKFMNEIDKIPLPSWAIIAIAVVAALLILTCCFCIIKKCCCKKKKNKKGKKGKDGLNMKNMKGDEKQDDDDDEGETGLTEEEKEEEEKEEEKLGKLQYSLDYDFQDSKLTVGILQAADLISMDSGGTSDPYVKVFVLPDKKKKFDTKVQKKNLNPVFNESFVFKLPYDELGGKTLVMSVFDYDRFSKHDIIGEVRIPMNTIDLGQPIEEWKDLESADKEEPEKLGDICISLRYVPTAGKLTVCILEAKNLKKMDVGGLSDPYVKIALLQGGKKLKKKKTTVKKNTLNPYYNESFSFEIPMDMMQKILVVVTVFDYDKIGKNDAIGKIFVGSKATGPGLKHWSDMLSNPRRPIAQWHPLQQEEDIDAALAGLNAKK